Proteins encoded in a region of the Clostridiales bacterium genome:
- the lgt gene encoding prolipoprotein diacylglyceryl transferase produces MLPVIYLYNIRIYPYGMMMGIGIASAVILFEKKCKRLGFNEDSAFNAAIISVIGGLIGSKIFYYIVEYKEFLKNPLDMIKDFGNGFLIYGGVAGGVLAAYLYTRKKGWPFLKIFDIAAPFIALAQGFGRIGCLFAGCCYGKETRSVFSIRLNNSPFAPHDVNLIPTQIISSIVDFSIFAILIIFDNRKKNKNDGETGALYLLLYGIARFIIEYFRGDPRGTVFNIMSTSQFICIFAVAASIIMFRIAANKRRKAIEEFYDREDDDNSQAILSVDTEKSENKNDVKGNAGKLS; encoded by the coding sequence ATGTTACCGGTTATATATTTGTACAATATTCGAATTTATCCATATGGGATGATGATGGGCATAGGAATAGCATCTGCAGTGATACTGTTCGAGAAAAAGTGCAAGAGGCTCGGATTCAATGAGGATTCGGCGTTTAATGCGGCAATAATATCTGTCATAGGCGGCCTTATCGGTTCAAAAATATTTTACTATATAGTTGAATATAAAGAATTTTTAAAGAATCCTCTGGATATGATAAAGGATTTTGGAAATGGATTTTTGATATATGGCGGAGTAGCCGGCGGTGTACTGGCGGCATACCTGTATACGCGGAAAAAAGGGTGGCCATTTCTCAAGATATTTGATATTGCTGCGCCTTTTATAGCGCTGGCTCAGGGGTTTGGAAGGATAGGATGCTTGTTTGCAGGCTGCTGTTATGGAAAAGAAACAAGGTCCGTTTTTTCAATAAGGCTGAATAATTCGCCCTTCGCGCCACATGATGTAAATCTTATTCCCACGCAGATTATATCAAGCATAGTTGATTTTTCGATATTCGCGATACTTATAATATTCGATAACAGAAAGAAGAATAAAAATGACGGTGAGACAGGAGCGCTTTATCTGCTTTTATATGGCATAGCAAGATTTATAATAGAATATTTCAGGGGCGACCCGAGAGGCACTGTATTTAATATAATGTCTACATCGCAGTTTATTTGCATATTTGCCGTAGCTGCTTCAATAATAATGTTCCGTATTGCCGCGAATAAGAGAAGAAAGGCTATTGAGGAATTTTATGATCGGGAAGATGATGATAATTCTCAGGCTATATTGAGTGTTGATACAGAAAAAAGCGAAAATAAAAATGACGTTAAAGGTAATGCCGGCAAGTTATCGTAA